Genomic window (Vigna unguiculata cultivar IT97K-499-35 chromosome 10, ASM411807v1, whole genome shotgun sequence):
GATGAAAATTTTGGTCACTTGAAGTCATCAGACTTTCTTACATATGGAATAAAGTCCTTGTCTCAGAATGTCTTACCTCAATTTCAATCTGCATTTGGTTTAAATGCGGAGTTTGATAAGTTTGATGATGTTCGTGGACTCTTTGAAGGTGGACTTTATCTTCCTACAGATGTGATCAGCAAAATTAGCCCCATACCAGTGATAAAGGAAATCTTCCGCACTGATGGTGAACAAGTACTCAAGTTTCCACCACCTCATGTCATCAAAGGTATTACTTGTTTATGTGTCACAATATGTATCTCAATCAACTGCTAGTATTCCATATAATTTTGATCATATTTAACTATATGTTTTACACATTATTTGGAGCAGTGAGTAAGTCTGCATGGATGACTGATGAAGAATTTGGAAGAGAGATGCTTGCTGGTGTTAATCCTTGCCTAATTCAACGCCTTCAAGTATATAATGCCTTATTGTTTAGTAACTTAGCATGATTTGGTTTTCTGTAGAATTGTATCATCTTAATTTACTAACAATGTTATTTGATGAATGACAGGAGTTCCCTCCAAAGAGCAAGCTAGATGCTTCTGTGTACGGTGATCAAACTAGCACGATCACCAAAGAACATTTGGAGATCAACCTTAGTGGACTCACCGTGGAAGAGGTGAATGATTTATATTAATCCCATGACAAATTGACACATGAATATCCATTTAACCATGACACTGAATgattataatgatatttgttCAACAGGCATTGAATGGTAACAGATTGTTCATATTAGATCACCATGATGCATTCTTGCCATATCTGAGGAAGATCAATGACCTACCCACTGCAAAGTCTTATGCCACAAGGACAATCCTTTTCTTGAAAGATGATGGCACATTGAAGCCTTTGGCTATTGAATTAAGTCTACCACATCCTAGGGGGGATGAGTTTGGTGCTGTTAGCAGAGTTATCTTACCAGCAGACCAAGGTGCTGAAAGCACCATTTGGCTACTGGCTAAAGCTTATGTTGTTGTAAATGACTCTTGCTATCATCAACTAATGAGCCACTGGTATGTATAAATTCTCCCATTTGCATCCCTTATTATCACAACCAAACTActaattttttgaatatattaagtgattcttattttatctgGTTTGCCATATCATGTGATCACAGGTTGAATACTCATGCCACAATTGAGCCATTTGTCATAGCAACAAATAGGCATCTCAGTGTGCTCCACCCTATTTATAAACTCTTGTTGCCTCACTATCGTGACACCATGAATATCAATGGACTTGCACGACAATCACTCATCAATGCAGGTGGTATTATTGAGCAATCATTTTTGCCGGGGCCATTCTCTGTGGAGATGTCTTCAGCAGTTTACAAAAGTTGGGTTTTCACTGATCAGGCTCTTCCTGCTGATCTTCTCAAGAGGTGATATTTATACACTAATTGACTGCTATAAAActtttgaagttaaaatttgGTGTTAATAACAAGTCCTTTGTATTATTCATCCTTGATTCAGAGGAATGGCAGTTGAGGATCCTTCCTCACCCTATGGCCTTCGTCTTGTGATAGATGACTACCCTTATGCTGTTGATGGACTAGAGATATGGAGTGCTATCCAGTCATGGGTTAAAGACTATGTCTCATTGTACTATGCCACAGATGATGCAATTAAGAAAGACACAGAACTCCAAACTTGGTGGAAGGAAGCTGTTGAGAAGGGTCATGGTGACTTGAAAGATAAGCCATGGTGGCCTAAGTTGAACACTCTTCAAGATCTGATTCACATTTGCAGCATTATCATATGGATTGCTTCAGCTCTCCATGCAGCTGTTAATTTTGGACAGTACCCTTATGGAGGTTACATCCTAAACCGTCCAACTTTAACCAGAAGATTGCTCCCTGAGCCAGGAACCAAAGAATATGATGAGTTAAGCAGCAATCATCAAAAGGCTTATCTGAGAACAATTACAGGAAAATATGAGGCCCTTGTGGACCTTTCGGTGATAGAGATACTGTCAAGACATGCTTCTGATGAGGTCTACCTGGGACAGAGGGACAATCCAAATTGGACTGATGACACAAAGGCTCTTCAAGCCTTCCAAAAGTTTGGAAACAAGCTGAAGGAAATTGAGAATAAAATCTCAGGAAGGAACACGAATTCAAGTCTTAGAAACCGTGTTGGACCGGTTCAGGTGCCTTACACTGTGCTTCTTCCTACCAGTGAGGAAGGTCTCACTTTCAGAGGAATTCCCAACAGCATCTCTATTTAAGGAATGTTCGTGTGTGGTTTAATTTCTGTTTAATGCCAAATAATTATGCTTCCTTGTCTCTGCATAATTGTGTTGTTTATGCTTAAGTACTGCATGGGAATGTTATGTGGTTTTCCATTTAATAAGAGTGATATCATTTTGTGTTAACTATTGGGTTCCTATCATAACTTGTATACGAGTTTGATATTTCTCATAAAACCTTGAATTGGGTAATCCAAATTTCTACCTCAAAAAACAGAATAAGCTTCATTTTATTTTGCCTTGATTACTATAACATTTCTTCGACCACCTCTCCAATTGATCTTTTTCTGGTTCTACATTTTCTACCTCAAGCTTTCTCCACTTAGAAGAGTTCAACATATCACATTTCATTCTGATGGAAACTCTTTCGGTCTTCAACAATGATTTTTGGATTGTGTAATCTGGAAGTGACTTCTTGATTccataatctattttttttttatgcgaAAAATAACTCAGATTGGCATTCcgaaaattttcttattcatgTAAAAATGACTTTTGGATAGGAAAATGCAGAAGTCAAATAGCAAAATGCAGAAGTCAAAAAAGCTTTGAATTGCACAATTTGTGAGTAAAAAAGCTTCTAGATTGCTTAGTTTGAAAGTAAAAAGGCTTTTAGATGACACAATTTCGAAGTTAAAAAGTCTATGGATTGCACAATTTAGAAAAgcttaaaaattttgtaatttaaaaagctttttctcattcaaaaaattaatttctgaTTTTATAATACGAAAATGATTAAACTTCACAATCTAGAAGTCAAAAAAActttccatatttttttcatatacaaGACAAGGTatgaattttcatatttaaagagTGCAGAAGACAATTATATAGTTGCAAAAAGAAATCCCGTCTTTTAATGGTCCAAAAATTCAGAGATGATCACAAATGAAAAATCAAGCGCTAACATAGAGATATTCTCATGTTTCTTGGACTATTTCCAACAATTTTTAAAGGTGAATCtgtttaactttatatttttttatccaatgtgagacttttgaTTTACACTTGAATGAATGACCCTGGATaggttatggttatgcggtcagttaCTCCAAATCAACAATCTTAAGATAATGTGGTTATGagtctttaattttatatagtttttaactttatcttttctatccAAGGAGACTTTAACACTTAGTTCAATCTATAATCCAACCCTTAATTAATTTACcaagagaaaatttaaaacactgATTGATTAAATGAAGAGTTATAAACTTAAATACaacatcaaataatttattatccatgtaacaaaaatttaaattaatttacatataagAGGAAGACTTTAATACATATGAGATAGTTAGTTGGAACAAATATAAGATGAAGAGAGTCAACAACGCTATACTTGTCACGTATAGGACAAGATAGATGAAACAATGAAGAACAAGAAAcaaacaaatgaataaaaaaatgttaacatctCTGTCTAAATTAACTACACTTGAATGAGAAGAAGACAGGTGGGTAAAACCGTGGCAGAAATGTGTCTGTCTTTCTGCTTCACTTTACGCAACACGTTTTTTCTAATTCCCCAACTCTTCTCTCATTAACTTAAatccttaaattttaaatataaaatcaaacctATATCTTGCATCTATCTATTAGCCTTCCATTTCAACGGTAAATTATGAaacacaatatttaaaaaattaaattctaataagttttaaaatcgTGCGCATTATCCAAATGTATATTGACTGCGAAATTCATAAATGGACTTCAATGCTCATCGCTGCCACCAGCAAGTGTGGTACGTAGAAGTAGTGAAAAAAGCAAAAGCAAATGTGAAATGGAGAAAAATAAAGTACGAaaccaaattatatattaatgtcTCTACAGTTTTCTTCAGATTACCAGTGCACTCTGGCCAATATTTAACATGATTACAAATTCGGTTCTCATATATTctgtaaaaagttaaatattatgtGAGAACTGGACGTATATCCATAGAAAGAATCACATGTTAAATTGAGGAAATAATAATGAGGAAATAGCATGGAAAATGAGATTATAAAAGGAATATATTGAAGGAAACTAAAGGTGGTAGTAATTAATAGTATCTTATGGTAGTTGTGAAGAATGAAGAATGTGAACCCACCTCCATTATTTGAACTTACATTAGTTTGTCTATAAATCCCAAGGCACAATGCTTTCTTGAATTAAGTTTGGAAAAGCAAAGAAATAGCATATAGAAATGTATTCAGGGGTGAAAGGGATTTTGAACAGAAGCAGGAAGTTGAAGGGAAGTGTGGTGTTGATGCGTAAGAATGTGCTGGATATCAACGCCATTAAGTCAGCTAAAAGCGCCGCCGGTATCTTCCGCGGCGCCGCCGGTGTCGTCGGTGGTCTGGTGGGAACCTCAGTCGACACTCTCACTTCCTGTGTCGGACGATCTGTGGCTCTCTGGTTGATCAGCGCCACCGCTGCTGATGGTAACTATCTTCTTTTCGAACAAAATCTTTGTTTTTcatcattaaaaaaacatattaattatttttagtttctgtTTCAGTATATtaaatcctctttatataattttatgacgTAGGATTGGACTTAAGTTGACTTAGAAAGATCCACTTATgatcttatataatatatttcaaaagaaCCATAtcaacttttacaaaaatacgTACTATTGAAAATATTGCTGtatcagaaaacaaaacaatattCTTGAATAGTTTTGAACTTTGGTAGAAAATGGACATGGAAAAGTGGGAAAGAAGACATACCTGGAAGGAATTATTACCTCGATACCAACTTTGGGAGCTGGCCAATGTGCATTTGATATTCATTTTGAATGGGGCACTGACATGGGAATTCCTGGAGCCTTTCTAATACAAAATCATATGCAAGTTGAGTTCTTCCTAGTCAGTTTGACTCTTGAAGATATTCCTAATCATGGAACAATGCACTTTTCTTGTAACTCATGGGTTTACAACCATAGAAGCTACGAAAAGGATCGAATTTTCTTTGCCAACGAGGTAAACTGTTATTTTTAGCAAGTGTATATATGCATGTTGCTGATTtattatcatgaaaaaaaaaaaaacagtactAACCTAGTTCGTTTGcaagatttttgttttgataatgaACGTTAAAGAATATACGTTGCAGACATATATTCCAAGTGAAACACCAGGACCACTAGTGAGTTACAGAGAAGCAGAATTGAAGACTCTAAGAGGAAATGGAGTAGGAAAACGTAAGGAATGGGACAGAATTTATGATTACGATGTTTACAATGATTTGGGCCAACCCGACAGCAGTGAAAACCTTGCTCGCCCAGTTCTTGGAGGATCTGTCACTTATCCCTACCCTCGAAGAGGAAGAACCGGTAGAAAACCTACCAAAAAAGGTTACATTTCTACTTCAGGAACATaacctaatttttgttttcttctgtaGTTGTTCTTGACATAATTTGTAGCattattccactcttgacacaGATCCCAACAGTGAGAAACGGAGCGATAGTTTTTACGTTCCAAGAGATGAAAGTTTCGGTCATTTGAAGTCATCTGACTTCCTTACTTACGGGGTAAAAGCTGTATCTCGGAACTTCTTGCCTCAGCTCCGATCTTCATTTGATCTGAATTTCGCACCAAAAGAGTTTGATAGCTTCGAAGAAGTACGTGAACTATGTGAAGGTGGAATTAAGCTACCTACAGATCTACTCTGCAAATTTAGCCCTTTACCTGTCATCAAAGAAATCTTTCGCACAGATGGTGAAAGTGTCCTCAAGTTTTCAGTGCCTCATATAATCAGAGGTACTTTcatgtgtatatattttatatttgcaCAGTGAAACATAGCGAAACCATGATTGAactatcttatatatatattttggaaattattttgattattacttGGAGCAGTTAGTAAATCTGCATGGATGACCGATGAAGAATTTGCAAGAGAGATGATTGCAGGTGTAAATCCTTGCGTGATTCGCCTTCTAAAAGTAAGTCcaaatgtttgattttttactttCATGTATAAAACAGTGaaggaaaaaaagtatttttttttttgtcatcttTTTCCTCATAATATTCTTCAATGAATGACAGGAGTTTCCACCTCAAAGCAAGTTGGATCCCTCCGTCTACGGTGATCAAACCAGTAAAATAACTAAGCAACACTTGGAGATGAACCTTGAAGGGTTCACAGTAGATAAGGCACCTTATCTGAATTTCTGCTATagtaaataatagtaatatatttttttgtaatacaCTTTTTATTTCTATCCGAAAAACTGGTTGTGTTAATATTGTGCATGTGGAACAGGCAATTGAAGGCAAGAGACTATTCATATTAGACCACCATGATGTGTTTATGCCGTTTTTGAGAAGGCTAAACGAGTTGAAAACAACTAAGGCTTATGCAACGAGGACAATCCTTTTCTTGAAAGATGATGGGACCTTAAAGCCATTGGTGATCGAATTAAGTTTGCCACATTCAGATGAACAACAACATGGTGCCAATAGTAAAGTGATCTTGCCCGCAAACCTTGGAGTTGAAAGTACAATTTGGCTATTAGCCAAGGCTCATGTTATTGTCAATGATTCCTGCTATCATCAGCTCATAAGCCACTGGTCTGAACTCTCTCACTAATCATTTACACACAATTTTAATGTATGTATACGAAATATTGtttctaaccttttttttttgtacatgtAAATGTGGTTACAGGTTGAATACTCATGCTGCGATCGAACCCTTTGTCATATCAACAAACAGAAACCTCAGTGTTCTTCACCCTATTTATAAACTTCTCTTTCCTCACTATCGTGACACAATGAATATCAATGCACTTGCTCGAGAATCACTAATCAATGCTGATGGTGTTATAGAGCAATCCTTTTTGGGTGGAAAATATGCAGTGGAGATATCTTCCGCAGCTTACAAAGATTGGGTGTTTCCTGACCAAGCATTACCTACTGATCTTATAAAGAGGTAAGCTATGTAAAACTCGTGCTTGAACCGTTAAAATGCACAAACTTTTGCTGTTGATAACAGTTTTTCTTTGCCTGATTCAGAGGCATGGCTATAAAGGATTCATCTTCTCCCAATGGTCTTCGTCTTGTGATAAAGGACTACCCGTATGCTGTTGATGGATTAGAGATATGGAACGCTATCGAGACATGGGTCCATGAATATGTCTGGTTGTACTATGTTACAGATGATGCAGTTAAAAAGGATATTGAACTTCAAGCTTGGT
Coding sequences:
- the LOC114166339 gene encoding linoleate 9S-lipoxygenase 1-like, whose product is MFGILGGKGQKIKGTVVLMSKNVLDFNEIVSTANGGVVGVAGGIFGTANKVVGGIVDGATAIFSRNIAIQLISATKTDGLGNGKVGKQTFLEKHLPSLPTLGDRQDAFSVYFEWDESFGIPGAFYIKNFMQSEFFLVSLTLEDIPNHGTIHFVCNSWVYNAKDYKKDRIFFANKNYVPSETPTPLVKYRKEELENLRGDGTGQRKESDRIYDYDVYNDLGNPDKSADLARPVLGGSSAYPYPRRGRTGRKATKTDPKSETPTSDTYIPRDENFGHLKSSDFLTYGIKSLSQNVLPQFQSAFGLNAEFDKFDDVRGLFEGGLYLPTDVISKISPIPVIKEIFRTDGEQVLKFPPPHVIKVSKSAWMTDEEFGREMLAGVNPCLIQRLQEFPPKSKLDASVYGDQTSTITKEHLEINLSGLTVEEALNGNRLFILDHHDAFLPYLRKINDLPTAKSYATRTILFLKDDGTLKPLAIELSLPHPRGDEFGAVSRVILPADQGAESTIWLLAKAYVVVNDSCYHQLMSHWLNTHATIEPFVIATNRHLSVLHPIYKLLLPHYRDTMNINGLARQSLINAGGIIEQSFLPGPFSVEMSSAVYKSWVFTDQALPADLLKRGMAVEDPSSPYGLRLVIDDYPYAVDGLEIWSAIQSWVKDYVSLYYATDDAIKKDTELQTWWKEAVEKGHGDLKDKPWWPKLNTLQDLIHICSIIIWIASALHAAVNFGQYPYGGYILNRPTLTRRLLPEPGTKEYDELSSNHQKAYLRTITGKYEALVDLSVIEILSRHASDEVYLGQRDNPNWTDDTKALQAFQKFGNKLKEIENKISGRNTNSSLRNRVGPVQVPYTVLLPTSEEGLTFRGIPNSISI